A genomic region of Fusarium oxysporum Fo47 chromosome VI, complete sequence contains the following coding sequences:
- a CDS encoding uncharacterized protein (expressed protein), producing the protein MRHLEPNAPAVLDSPIMAGQPPRFSFSTIYIFKDRKLRQDNTLHLFFIIIDRARSSSSSITCAGPTTFENASLLSYPFSAQREGCFQPMSWGKGCLQWSRGKWGEKESRAVQYGEGSSSRYPTRFASSLIRCANYGFVFFLFGIALVFYAMRYDTTMQCIMVILRVSCHYLSFITCHHHLNGPCYYYAENHLRLLFLCESYKAIFFQNFLGGDRKEHAADALLDFTHLFIKRNLYR; encoded by the coding sequence ATGCGACACCTAGAGCCAAATGCGCCTGCCGTGCTCGACTCGCCAATAATGGCTGGACAGCCACCCCGTTTTTCCTTTTCAACTATTTACATATTCAAAGACCGGAAATTGAGACAAGACAACACATTACACctattttttattattatcgATCGAGCCAGAagtagcagcagcagcataACATGTGCCGGTCCAACCACTTTTGAAAACGCGTCTCTTTTATCGTATCCGTTTTCTGCGCAGCGAGAAGGATGTTTTCAGCCCATGTCTTGGGGGAAAGGGTGTCTGCAGTGGAGCAGGGGAAAATGGGGGGAGAAGGAATCAAGAGCAGTGCAGTATGGTGAAGGCAGCTCATCAAGATACCCAACTCGTTTCGCAAGCTCACTTATCCGGTGTGCGAATTATGGAtttgttttcttcttgtttggCATTGCTTTAGTTTTCTATGCTATGCGCTATGATACTACAATGCAGTGTATCATGGTCATCTTACGGGTTTCATGTCACTATTTGTCATTTATTACTTGTCACCATCACCTGAACGGCCCCTGCTACTACTATGCGGAGAATCATCTCAGATTATTATTTCTTTGTGAGAGTTACAAGGCTATTTTTTTTCAAAATTTCTTGGGAGGTGACAGGAAGGAGCACGCTGCGGATGCCCTTTTGGATTTTACACATCTATTTATAAAGAGGAATTTGTACAGATAG